From Rubrivirga sp. SAORIC476, a single genomic window includes:
- a CDS encoding inorganic pyrophosphatase, producing the protein MPPFPAPFFRWRPHPWHGLDAGPDAPRIVTAYVEITPFDSVKYELDKVTGYTRVDRPQRSSAFPPTLYGFIPRTYCAERVAALSGPEATRGDHDPLDICVVSERQIERADITLDARVVGGLQMIDHGEADDKIVAVLRNDLFWGKVTEMSELPEKLVERLTHYFSTYKLVPGGSDSTASIARTYGRAHAEEVIEAARADYRDEFEGPE; encoded by the coding sequence ATGCCCCCCTTCCCCGCCCCGTTCTTCCGCTGGCGCCCTCACCCGTGGCACGGCCTCGACGCCGGGCCGGATGCCCCGCGCATCGTGACGGCCTACGTCGAGATCACACCGTTCGACTCGGTCAAGTACGAGCTCGACAAGGTCACCGGCTACACCCGCGTCGACCGACCCCAGCGCAGTTCGGCCTTCCCGCCGACGCTCTACGGCTTCATCCCGCGGACCTACTGCGCCGAGCGCGTCGCGGCGCTCTCCGGCCCCGAAGCCACGCGCGGCGACCACGACCCGCTGGACATCTGCGTCGTCTCCGAGCGCCAGATTGAGCGCGCCGACATCACGCTCGACGCCCGCGTCGTCGGCGGCCTCCAGATGATCGACCACGGCGAGGCGGACGACAAGATCGTGGCCGTGCTCCGCAACGACCTCTTCTGGGGCAAGGTGACCGAGATGAGCGAGCTGCCCGAGAAGCTCGTCGAGCGCCTCACGCACTACTTCTCGACCTACAAGCTGGTCCCCGGCGGCAGCGACTCGACGGCCTCAATCGCGCGCACCTACGGCCGCGCCCATGCCGAGGAGGTCATCGAGGCCGCCCGGGCCGACTACCGCGATGAGTTCGAGGGGCCGGAGTAG
- a CDS encoding alpha/beta fold hydrolase: MPNVKTSTATPTAELFYQDLNPEGSAGTVVLIHGWPLSHRMFEPQLWPLTEAGYRVIAYDRRGFGSSAFPASGYDYDTFAADLNDLLTELDLTDVNLVGFSMGGGELGRYVGTYGTDRVKKLVFMSSVFPYMLKTDDNPNGVPKSTFDDMKAGLKEDRPAFLQSFGKDFVNYDTLSDTISEQVLHYHWSIAAMAQPKATVDCVDAFGLTDFRADAARIDVPTLFIHGDDDQIVPFETSAKTGSELVEGSTVHTVEGGPHGLNHTHKDEVNRVLLDFLAS, from the coding sequence ATGCCCAACGTCAAGACCTCCACCGCGACGCCGACCGCCGAGCTGTTCTACCAGGACCTCAACCCCGAGGGCTCGGCCGGGACGGTCGTCCTGATCCACGGGTGGCCGCTGAGCCACCGCATGTTCGAGCCGCAGCTCTGGCCCCTCACGGAGGCGGGCTACCGCGTGATCGCCTACGACCGGCGTGGCTTCGGGTCGTCGGCCTTCCCCGCCTCCGGCTACGACTACGACACGTTCGCGGCCGACCTCAACGACCTGCTCACCGAGCTCGACCTGACCGACGTGAACCTCGTCGGCTTCTCGATGGGCGGCGGTGAGCTGGGCCGCTACGTCGGCACGTACGGCACCGACCGGGTCAAGAAGCTCGTGTTCATGAGCTCTGTCTTCCCGTACATGCTCAAGACCGACGACAACCCGAACGGCGTCCCGAAGAGCACCTTCGACGACATGAAGGCAGGCCTGAAAGAGGACCGCCCGGCCTTCCTGCAATCGTTCGGGAAGGACTTCGTCAACTACGACACGCTCTCCGACACGATCTCAGAGCAGGTGCTCCACTACCACTGGTCCATCGCCGCGATGGCGCAGCCCAAGGCGACCGTCGACTGCGTGGACGCCTTCGGCCTGACCGACTTCCGCGCCGATGCCGCGCGGATCGACGTGCCGACGCTGTTCATCCACGGCGACGACGACCAGATCGTCCCGTTCGAGACGTCGGCCAAGACCGGCAGCGAGCTGGTAGAAGGCAGCACGGTGCATACCGTCGAGGGCGGTCCGCACGGTCTGAACCACACGCACAAGGACGAGGTGAACCGCGTCCTGCTGGACTTCCTGGCGTCGTAG
- a CDS encoding DUF421 domain-containing protein, with the protein MGDFDPADWLFTTWGTVGDVVLTAVGIYVALIVYTRLAGLRTFSKLSGFDFAMTVAIGSIVAGSVLFDGPSLLRAVVALTVIFTLQIGLAVLRQRSRAVSNAVDNEPLLLMTKDGMVRDNLRRARVTEADVWAKLREANVLRASEVRAVVFETTGDISVLHGPPDGEALEACLLTDVRDADRVETVDRDNAARYL; encoded by the coding sequence ATGGGCGACTTCGACCCGGCCGACTGGCTGTTCACGACCTGGGGCACCGTCGGGGACGTGGTGCTGACGGCGGTCGGCATCTACGTGGCGCTGATCGTCTACACCCGCCTCGCCGGGCTGCGGACGTTCTCGAAGCTGTCAGGCTTCGACTTCGCGATGACGGTCGCGATCGGCTCCATCGTAGCGGGCAGCGTCCTGTTCGACGGGCCCTCGCTGCTCCGCGCCGTCGTGGCGCTGACGGTCATCTTTACGCTCCAGATCGGGCTCGCCGTGCTCCGACAGCGGAGCCGGGCCGTCTCGAACGCCGTCGACAACGAGCCGCTGTTGCTGATGACGAAGGACGGCATGGTGCGTGACAACCTCCGCCGCGCCAGGGTCACCGAGGCCGACGTGTGGGCCAAGCTCCGCGAAGCGAATGTCCTCCGCGCCTCCGAGGTCCGGGCGGTGGTGTTCGAGACCACCGGCGACATCTCCGTTCTGCACGGCCCGCCGGACGGCGAGGCGCTGGAGGCCTGCCTGCTCACCGACGTCCGCGACGCGGACCGTGTGGAGACCGTCGACCGCGACAACGCTGCCCGCTACCTGTGA
- a CDS encoding DUF421 domain-containing protein produces the protein MSDWFTADPTALLAVALSAVAVFAILIGLVRLVGLRSFSKMTSVDFAMTIATGSILATAVLSESPSLPRAAVALVSLFAIQVVVSWLRKHTSWAEHVFDNEPVVLMAGNRMLTDNLRKTRVTENDVWAKLREANVLDPSEVRAVVLETTGDISVLHGDAAGTALHPCLLRGVRESDRVELGEDDYTV, from the coding sequence ATGTCCGACTGGTTCACCGCCGACCCCACCGCTCTTCTCGCTGTAGCCCTGTCCGCCGTCGCGGTCTTCGCCATCCTGATCGGGCTCGTCCGGCTGGTCGGGTTGCGCAGCTTCTCGAAGATGACGAGCGTCGACTTCGCGATGACGATCGCCACAGGCTCCATCCTGGCGACGGCGGTGCTCTCCGAGTCCCCTTCCCTGCCGCGAGCGGCGGTCGCGCTGGTGAGCCTGTTCGCGATCCAGGTGGTGGTGTCGTGGCTTCGGAAGCACACCTCGTGGGCCGAGCACGTGTTCGACAACGAACCGGTCGTGCTGATGGCCGGGAATCGGATGCTGACCGACAACCTCCGGAAGACGCGCGTTACCGAGAACGACGTGTGGGCCAAGCTCCGCGAGGCGAACGTGCTGGACCCCTCGGAGGTGCGGGCGGTCGTGCTGGAGACGACCGGTGACATCTCCGTGCTCCACGGGGACGCGGCGGGGACCGCGCTCCACCCGTGTCTGCTGCGCGGCGTCCGGGAATCGGACCGCGTCGAACTCGGCGAGGACGATTACACCGTCTGA
- a CDS encoding acyltransferase family protein produces MSNETAESHRPALAFQPLRTPGERPPFRADIEGVRGIAVLLVVLYHAGVPGFSGGYVGVDVFFALSGYLITGILVAEVERTGRLDLARFYARRARRLLPAAAVLLLATTVFASVFYSPLEQQGIARTALATAAYVSNMHFAAGATDYLAADAETNPLLHTWSLAVEEQFYLGWPLLVLVGLVGVPWLRRGRLALSRRRLAWTMGAVAVATFALTVVLMGTYRTHWAFFASPPRAWEFAVGGLGALLPRVRVLAVHGAESEIGTRVLGWVGLVAIVGASTLYTARTSFPGWAALAPVVGTVLALRAGVGQPTTALSRFLEWRPLREAGRLSYSWYLWHWPVLVFADGLWVEGVGGHLSLPVRLGLLAFSLVLAEGSYRFVENPVRHHRWLAGRPARGGMLLVALTAGGVALAFGWRAEAIRAARSPDQALYSRAVDDIDLGTYCITDVRGTGLTNCALGDTTSSRVAVLYGDSHAFQWLAAADRVAAAHGWRLETVMKSSCPAIDATRWNAKLGRDFVECDAWRSNAMDRIDALSPEMVIVSSAWTSFDGIPPAEWASGTARTFSRLSRASGSVLVVRDTPHPGFDVPSCLARRKKRPGLDCSFALDGGQGQAVYQAQVDAASAFENVSTVDLTRVLCPTGTCAALRGDTLVAWRDDNHMTATFARSLAPSLSRAVDEARAHERSAVHPGVPVRTGR; encoded by the coding sequence ATGAGCAACGAGACCGCGGAGTCGCATCGCCCTGCCCTCGCTTTCCAGCCCCTCCGGACGCCTGGCGAGCGGCCCCCCTTTCGAGCTGACATCGAGGGGGTGCGCGGCATCGCCGTCCTCCTCGTCGTGCTCTACCACGCTGGAGTGCCTGGCTTCTCTGGAGGCTACGTGGGCGTCGACGTGTTCTTCGCTCTCTCGGGCTACCTCATCACCGGAATTCTGGTCGCCGAGGTCGAGCGGACCGGTCGGCTCGACCTCGCTCGGTTCTACGCTCGCCGTGCCCGGCGCCTTCTCCCCGCGGCCGCGGTCCTGCTCCTCGCCACGACGGTATTCGCGTCCGTCTTCTACTCGCCGCTCGAGCAGCAGGGCATCGCGCGGACGGCGCTCGCGACAGCGGCTTATGTCTCGAACATGCACTTCGCGGCGGGCGCGACCGACTACCTGGCGGCCGATGCAGAGACGAACCCTCTGCTGCACACCTGGTCGCTCGCAGTCGAGGAGCAGTTTTACCTCGGCTGGCCCCTCCTCGTCCTGGTCGGTCTGGTCGGGGTCCCGTGGCTCCGCAGGGGGCGGCTCGCGCTGAGCCGTCGGCGCCTCGCCTGGACCATGGGCGCCGTCGCCGTCGCGACGTTCGCGCTCACGGTCGTCCTCATGGGGACGTATCGGACCCACTGGGCCTTCTTCGCCTCGCCCCCGCGGGCGTGGGAGTTCGCCGTGGGAGGGCTCGGGGCGCTGCTTCCCCGCGTCCGGGTTCTCGCGGTGCACGGGGCCGAGTCGGAGATCGGGACTCGCGTGCTCGGGTGGGTGGGGCTCGTCGCCATCGTCGGCGCCAGCACGCTGTACACGGCGCGGACGTCGTTTCCCGGCTGGGCCGCGCTGGCCCCGGTCGTCGGGACGGTCCTGGCGCTCCGGGCAGGGGTCGGGCAGCCGACCACGGCGCTGAGCCGCTTCCTGGAGTGGCGCCCCCTCCGGGAGGCCGGGCGGCTCTCGTACTCCTGGTACCTCTGGCACTGGCCCGTGCTGGTCTTCGCCGACGGGCTGTGGGTGGAGGGTGTAGGAGGCCACCTCTCGCTTCCGGTCCGGCTCGGGCTCCTGGCGTTCTCGCTCGTGCTGGCGGAGGGGTCGTACCGCTTTGTGGAGAACCCCGTCCGGCACCACCGCTGGCTCGCTGGGCGTCCAGCACGAGGGGGGATGCTCCTCGTCGCGCTCACCGCGGGTGGCGTCGCACTCGCCTTCGGGTGGAGAGCGGAGGCCATCCGCGCTGCGCGGTCGCCAGATCAGGCCCTCTACTCTCGGGCCGTCGACGACATCGACCTCGGGACCTACTGCATCACCGACGTCCGGGGGACGGGCCTGACGAACTGCGCCCTCGGTGACACGACCTCGTCCAGGGTGGCCGTGCTGTACGGAGACAGTCACGCTTTCCAGTGGCTGGCTGCGGCCGACCGCGTGGCCGCAGCACACGGATGGCGGCTCGAGACCGTGATGAAGTCCAGTTGCCCCGCCATCGATGCGACGAGGTGGAACGCCAAGCTGGGGCGCGACTTCGTCGAGTGCGATGCCTGGCGCTCGAACGCGATGGACCGGATCGACGCGCTGAGCCCGGAGATGGTCATCGTCAGCTCCGCGTGGACCTCGTTCGACGGCATCCCTCCCGCCGAGTGGGCTTCCGGGACCGCACGCACGTTCTCTCGGCTCTCCAGGGCCAGTGGCTCCGTGCTGGTCGTCCGGGACACGCCACATCCCGGGTTCGACGTCCCCTCCTGTCTCGCTCGCAGGAAGAAGCGGCCAGGCCTGGACTGCTCGTTCGCCCTCGACGGCGGTCAGGGCCAGGCGGTGTACCAGGCCCAGGTGGACGCCGCGTCGGCCTTCGAGAACGTCTCGACCGTGGACCTGACGCGTGTCCTCTGCCCGACGGGGACGTGCGCAGCCCTCCGAGGCGACACGCTGGTCGCCTGGCGCGACGACAACCACATGACGGCGACGTTTGCACGGTCCCTGGCGCCCTCGCTCTCCAGGGCCGTGGACGAGGCGCGTGCCCACGAGCGTTCGGCCGTTCACCCCGGCGTGCCCGTCCGGACGGGCCGATAG
- a CDS encoding DJ-1/PfpI family protein yields MRAPRIRFALVLGLIASVGCASDPHPAADLAAAVESRIAEVEAAGGTVRLAAFVVTDGVFNSELMAPYDVLHHTVFRDSLDYVEPVVVSPDGGPVTTFEGLRVDAHYSFATAPRADILVIPSTDGSLDRDLDDDAYMSYVPHAAEAAEWVLTVCDGAFPLAATGLLDGRVATTFPADRAAMAERFPEVDVRDDVRLVVDGTYITSVGGGMSYEPAFWLVEHLWGAERVEGNAEGLVWPWDLATLPHLVVDRDPGADR; encoded by the coding sequence ATGCGCGCCCCTCGGATCCGCTTCGCACTCGTTCTCGGCCTCATCGCGTCCGTGGGGTGTGCCTCGGACCCGCACCCCGCCGCGGACCTCGCTGCCGCCGTCGAGTCGCGGATCGCCGAGGTCGAGGCCGCAGGCGGGACGGTCCGCCTCGCGGCGTTCGTGGTCACCGACGGCGTGTTCAACTCGGAGCTGATGGCCCCCTACGACGTGCTCCACCACACCGTCTTTCGCGATTCGCTGGACTACGTCGAGCCGGTTGTGGTGTCACCCGACGGCGGCCCGGTGACCACGTTCGAGGGGCTCCGTGTGGACGCTCACTACAGCTTCGCGACGGCCCCACGGGCCGACATCCTCGTCATCCCCAGCACCGACGGCAGCCTCGACCGCGACCTGGACGACGACGCCTACATGAGCTACGTGCCCCATGCTGCCGAGGCCGCCGAATGGGTCCTGACGGTCTGCGACGGTGCCTTCCCGCTCGCGGCGACGGGCCTCCTCGACGGCCGCGTGGCGACCACCTTTCCCGCCGACCGCGCCGCCATGGCCGAGCGCTTCCCCGAGGTGGACGTCCGCGATGACGTGCGGCTGGTGGTGGACGGTACCTACATCACGTCGGTCGGGGGCGGGATGAGCTACGAGCCCGCGTTCTGGCTCGTGGAACACCTCTGGGGGGCCGAGAGAGTGGAGGGCAATGCGGAGGGCCTGGTTTGGCCGTGGGACCTCGCGACTCTGCCTCATCTCGTGGTGGACCGGGACCCGGGAGCAGACCGATGA
- a CDS encoding prolyl oligopeptidase family serine peptidase has protein sequence MSSSRRFGFVLLTVMLAASASAQTRLAYDGGWTDTASGDAIVSLPEGYDAAPDRDWPLLLFLHGAGERGDSLAVVGVHGPLKERAAGRDLPFVIVAPQVPTGSRWTVGRVAAALDAAIAQYRIDESRVYLTGLSMGGFGTWEAIMRMPERFAAAVPICGGGLPLGIEAARDVPVWAFHGAMDPVVPIEMSVGMVRTLRNAGGDVRFTVYPDAGHDSWSEAYASDDLYTWLLSHHLDD, from the coding sequence ATGTCCTCGTCCCGCCGTTTCGGCTTCGTCCTCCTGACCGTCATGCTCGCCGCCTCCGCCTCCGCTCAGACGCGCCTCGCCTACGATGGGGGCTGGACGGACACCGCCTCGGGCGACGCCATCGTCTCGTTGCCCGAGGGCTACGACGCGGCCCCGGACCGCGACTGGCCGCTGCTTCTGTTTCTCCACGGCGCGGGCGAACGGGGCGACAGCCTCGCCGTGGTGGGCGTCCACGGACCGCTGAAGGAGCGGGCGGCGGGCCGTGACCTCCCCTTCGTGATCGTAGCTCCCCAGGTCCCGACGGGCAGCCGGTGGACGGTCGGGCGCGTGGCGGCGGCGCTGGACGCGGCCATCGCGCAGTACCGCATCGACGAGAGCCGCGTCTACCTGACGGGCCTGTCGATGGGCGGGTTCGGGACGTGGGAGGCCATCATGCGCATGCCGGAGCGGTTCGCGGCGGCGGTCCCGATCTGCGGCGGTGGGCTTCCACTCGGGATCGAGGCCGCCCGCGACGTGCCCGTGTGGGCGTTCCACGGCGCCATGGACCCCGTCGTCCCGATCGAGATGTCGGTCGGCATGGTGCGCACACTCCGGAACGCGGGCGGCGACGTACGCTTCACCGTCTACCCGGACGCCGGGCACGACTCGTGGTCGGAAGCCTATGCCTCCGATGACCTCTACACGTGGCTCCTGAGCCACCACCTCGACGACTGA